A single genomic interval of Juglans regia cultivar Chandler chromosome 1, Walnut 2.0, whole genome shotgun sequence harbors:
- the LOC108988037 gene encoding basic leucine zipper 43-like encodes MQPSEVTALHYLVPPNPSPYPSHHFSMSQSCTPGIQLNQFSSPIYNFQFPQAQEFNPQSSSFSSNSTSDEADEQQLSLINERKQRRMISNRESARRSRMRKQKHLDELWSQVLWLRNENHQLIDKLNHASESHDRVVQENAQLKEEASELRQMLNNMQINSPFPSLRDLEDVPCNTAYLRAESSNQSISTSSMDLLG; translated from the coding sequence ATGCAGCCTAGTGAGGTTACAGCTCTTCATTATCTAGTCCCTCCAAACCCATCTCCATACCCTTCTCATCACTTTAGCATGTCTCAGAGTTGCACACCCGGAATTCAATTGAACCAATTTTCTAGCCCAATATACAATTTCCAGTTCCCTCAAGCTCAAGAATTCAACCCACAATCATCATCTTTCAGCAGCAATTCAACTTCTGATGAAGCTGATGAGCAACAACTGAGTCTTATCAACGAGAGGAAACAAAGACGGATGATATCTAATAGAGAGTCTGCGCGTCGTTCACGTATGCGCAAGCAGAAGCACCTAGATGAGCTCTGGTCACAGGTGCTTTGGCTCCGTAATGAAAATCACCAGCTCATAGATAAGCTGAACCATGCCTCGGAGAGCCATGACCGGGTGGTTCAAGAAAATGCTCAGCTCAAAGAGGAAGCTTCAGAACTTCGCCAAATGCTTAATAACATGCAAATCAATAGCCCCTTCCCTTCCTTGAGAGACCTGGAAGATGTTCCCTGCAACACAGCTTACCTTAGAGCTGAGTCATCAAACCAGTCTATCAGTACAAGTTCCATGGATCTGCTTGGCTAA
- the LOC108988183 gene encoding 6-phosphogluconate dehydrogenase, decarboxylating 2-like produces MAAPSQPTRIGLAGLAVMGQNLALNIAEKGFPISVYNRTTSKVDETVERAKKEGDLPLFGFHDPKSFVHSIQKPRVIIMLVKAGAPVDQTIKTLSVYLEKGDCIIDGGNEWYENTERREKAMAELGLLYLGMGVSGGEEGARHGPSLMPGGSFEAYKNIEDILLKVAAQVRDSGPCVTYIGKGGSGNFVKMIHNGIEYGDMQLIAEAYDVLKSVGKLSNEELQSVFSEWNKGELLSFLIEITADIFGIKDDKGEGYLVDKVLDKTGMKGTGKWTVQQAADLSVAAPTIESSLDARFLSGLKEERVEAAKVFKSGGFGDILTDQAVDKKTLVDDVRKALYASKICSYAQGMNLIRAKSIEKGWDLKLGELARIWKGGCIIRAIFLDRIKKAYDRNPDLANLLVDPEFAKEIIERQSAWRRVVCLSINSGISTPGMSASLAYFDSYRRERLPANLVQAQRDYFGAHTYERIDVEGSFHTEWFKLAKQSKN; encoded by the coding sequence ATGGCTGCACCCTCCCAGCCTACAAGAATTGGCCTTGCTGGTCTGGCTGTCATGGGCCAAAACCTGGCTCTCAACATTGCTGAGAAAGGCTTTCCAATTTCTGTATATAATCGAACTACCTCGAAAGTTGATGAGACTGTTGAGCGAGCTAAGAAGGAAGGAGATCTTCCGCTATTTGGTTTCCATGATCCCAAATCTTTTGTGCACTCCATCCAGAAACCTCGTGTCATCATTATGCTAGTTAAGGCCGGGGCACCTGTTGACCAAACCATAAAGACCCTCTCTGTTTACCTGGAGAAGGGTGATTGTATCATTGATGGTGGTAACGAGTGGTATGAGAACactgagagaagagagaaagccATGGCCGAATTGGGTTTACTGTACCTTGGAATGGGAGTTTCAGGTGGTGAGGAGGGTGCTCGACATGGACCCTCTTTGATGCCTGGAGGGTCCTTCGAGGCTTACAAGAACATTGAAGACATTCTTCTTAAAGTTGCAGCTCAAGTTCGAGACAGTGGCCCCTGTGTGACTTACATAGGCAAAGGTGGCTCTGGTAATTTTGTTAAGATGATTCATAACGGAATTGAGTATGGTGATATGCAGCTGATTGCAGAGGCTTATGATGTACTGAAATCTGTTGGAAAGTTGTCAAATGAGGAGCTTCAGAGTGTTTTTTCAGAATGGAACAAGGGGGAACTTCTGAGCTTCTTGATCGAGATCACTGCAGATATATTTGGAATTAAGGATGATAAGGGTGAGGGATATTTGGTTGACAAGGTTCTGGACAAAACTGGCATGAAGGGTACTGGCAAATGGACCGTACAGCAAGCTGCTGACCTATCAGTTGCAGCTCCCACAATCGAATCTTCTTTGGACGCAAGATTCCTCAGTGGATTAAAGGAGGAAAGAGTTGAAGCTGCCAAAGTCTTCAAATCTGGTGGGTTTGGTGATATCTTGACTGACCAAGCTGTTGACAAGAAGACGTTGGTCGATGATGTAAGGAAAGCTCTTTATGCATCCAAGATATGCAGTTATGCACAGGGAATGAATCTGATCCGTGCAAAAAGTATTGAGAAGGGGTGGGACCTGAAGTTAGGGGAATTGGCTAGGATTTGGAAGGGGGGTTGCATCATCCGAGCCATATTCCTGGACAGAATTaagaaggcatatgataggaACCCTGATCTGGCAAACCTTCTTGTAGATCCAGAGTTTGCAAAGGAAATTATTGAGCGACAATCCGCCTGGCGACGAGTTGTGTGCCTGTCTATTAACTCAGGTATTAGCACCCCGGGCATGTCCGCCAGTCTTGCTTACTTTGATTCTTACCGAAGGGAAAGATTGCCAGCTAATTTGGTCCAAGCTCAAAGAGACTACTTTGGTGCTCATACGTATGAAAGGATTGATGTGGAGGGATCTTTCCATACTGAATGGTTCAAGCTTGCCAAACAGTCTAAGAATTAA
- the LOC108988198 gene encoding probable galacturonosyltransferase 9: MAVAVRGSRSGGGSGIGGLSFRSFFSYRIFVSAMFSLLFIATLSVLLTTNPSTPQHDSTLPTTGNAYVHRTFLALKSDPLKTKLDLIHKQASDHITLVNAYAAYARKLKLEISRQLRMFDDLAQTFSDLQMKPTYRASLFESDGPVDEDILRQFEKEVKDRVKTARLMIAEAKENYDNQLKIQKLKDTIFAVNELLIKAKKNGASASLISAKSIPKSLHCLAMRLVEERISHPEKYREEVSKPEFEDPSLYHYAIFSDNVIAVSVVVRSVVKNAQEPWKHVFHVVTDRMNLAAMKVWFKMRPVEGGAHVEVKAVEDYTFLNSSYVPVLRQFESSKLQRSYFENQAENATKEANNMKFGNPKYESMLSHLRFYLPEIYPKLHKILYLDDDVVVQKDLTPLWKIDLDGKVNGAVETCFGSFHRFARYLNFSHPLIRERFNPKACAWAYGMNIFDLDAWRFEKCTEQYHNWQNLNEERTLWKLGTLPPGLITFYSTTKSLDKSWHVLGLGYNPSISMDEINNAAVIHYNGNMKPWLDIAMNQYKNLWTKYVDNDMEFVQMCNFGL; encoded by the exons ATGGCGGTCGCTGTCCGAGGAAGCCGGAGCGGTGGGGGATCGGGTATCGGTGGATTGAGCTTCCGGAGTTTCTTCTCGTACCGGATCTTCGTTTCCGCCATGTTCTCCCTCCTCTTCATCGCCACACTCTCCGTTCTCCTCACCACCAATCCCTCCACTCCTCAGCACGACTCT ACACTTCCGACAACTGGGAATGCGTACGTACATCGAACATTTTTGGCATTGAAATCCGACCCACTTAAAACGAAATTGGATTTGATACATAAGCAAGCGAGTGATCACATTACGCTTGTGAATGCGTACGCTGCCTATGCGAGGAAGCTTAAGCTTGAGATTTCTAGGCAGTTGAGGATGTTTGATGATCTAGCGCAGACTTTCTCGGATCTACAGATGAAGCCCACTTACCGGGCATCGTTGTTTGAGTCTGACGGTCCAGTGGATGAGGATATTTTGAGGCAATTTGAAAAGGAGGTGAAGGATAGAGTTAAGACTGCACGGTTGATGATTGCAGAGGCGAAGGAGAATTATGATAATCAGTTAAAGATACAAAAGTTGAAGGATACAATCTTTGCTGTTAATGAGTTGCTTATTAAGGCGAAAAAGAATGGGGCATCTGCAAGCTTGATTTCTGCAAAGTCGATTCCAAAGAGCTTGCATTGTTTGGCAATGAGGCTTGTAGAGGAGAGGATTTCTCACCCTGAGAAGTATAGGGAGGAGGTGTCTAAGCCAGAGTTTGAGGACCCGAGTTTGTATCATTATGCCATATTTTCTGATAATGTGATTGCAGTATCTGTGGTAGTAAGATCTGTGGTAAAGAATGCACAGGAGCCTTGGAAACATGTTTTCCATGTTGTTACGGACAGGATGAATCTTGCGGCAATGAAAGTTTGGTTTAAGATGAGGCCAGTGGAAGGAGGTGCCCATGTGGAGGTGAAGGCGGTAGAGGATTATACTTTCTTGAATTCTTCATATGTGCCAGTATTGAGGCAATTCGAATCATCAAAGTTGCAGAGGTCTTACTTTGAGAATCAGGCAGAGAATGCTACTAAGGAAGCTAACAACATGAAGTTTGGGAACCCAAAGTATGAATCAATGTTGAGTCACCTTCGTTTTTATTTGCCAGAGATCTATCCAAAATTGCACAAAATCCTATATTTGGATGATGATGTTGTGGTTCAGAAAGACTTAACTCCCCTATGGAAAATTGATCTAGATGGGAAAGTGAATGGGGCTGTTGAGACCTGCTTTGGGTCTTTCCACCGCTTTGCCCGGTATTTGAATTTTTCGCATCCTCTAATTAGGGAGAGGTTCAATCCTAAGGCTTGTGCTTGGGCTTATGGGATGAACATATTTGATCTTGACGCTTGGAGGTTTGAGAAATGCACAGAGCAGTACCATAACTGGCAGAACTTG AATGAAGAACGCACCTTATGGAAGTTGGGTACTCTTCCGCCTGGCCTGATCACCTTTTACTCAACAACAAAATCATTGGACAAATCCTGGCATGTGCTAGGGCTTGGCTACAATCCCAGCATTAGCATGGATGAGATCAACAATGCTGCAGTCATCCATTACAATGGCAACATGAAGCCTTGGCTTGACATTGCTATGAACCAATATAAGAATCTTTGGACCAAGTATGTGGACAATGATATGGAGTTTGTGCAGATGTGCAATTTTGGCCTCTAA